A window of Gadus chalcogrammus isolate NIFS_2021 chromosome 16, NIFS_Gcha_1.0, whole genome shotgun sequence contains these coding sequences:
- the vtna gene encoding vitronectin a isoform X1, with protein MKTRLLLLSLIVVAQAIEESCMGRCEKGFDSLRDCQCDTMCKYYKSCCSDYEPTCGMITRGDTFFIAEDDDDYSFGEGPPAGSPSPEAAQDVVDAVGDTSPRGSPSTEDAPIRRLFPTGRPAPSRGPAPSRRPPPAGRPFGTRRPIPARRPVPTAVDPGADIITTVAPTPANTTQAATTPEPDPDAEVCSGRPFDSFTQLKNGSIYAFRGEYFFELDQKAVLPGYPKLIKDVWGISGPIDAAFTRVNCQGKTYMFRGRQYWRFEDGVLDEGYPREISVGFDKIPDYVDAAFALPSPAHHEKEKVFFFRGDEYFVHEFVHEPSHEECVAMSSSSPSTQFRRYTDMYRHYYDIFSSGTFSDGLHHHGGHHFINKDWKGVKSPLDAVLTGRIYVSNQRVTRPPSISRQDRDQQRRYDQQHGQQQNQQFGQQYGQQYGQQYGQQYGQQYGQQQNQKFGQQYGQQWGRRRQSRSPQWGTMAAQGMDMGQRFAERGMEMVRRPGYAWDERYDQERRDLDEYRREQLNNGNHDPRSQAARDDRAYRELMRQSLPLQNVYFFKGDKYYRVDLKTKRVDPANPPYPRSIAKYWLGCSDPTGEEK; from the exons AGTCGTGCATGGGCCGCTGTGAGAAGGGCTTTGACTCTCTAAGGGACTGTCAGTGTGACACTATGTGTAAATACTACAAGAGCTGCTGCTCTGACTATGAGCCCACCTGCGGCATGATCA CGCGCGGGGACACTTTCTTCATCgcggaggacgacgacgactaTTCCTTCGGCGAGGGCCCTCCCGCGGGGAGTCCGTCCCCCGAGGCTGCCCAAGATGTGGTGGATGCAGTCGGCGACACATCCCCCAGGGGGTCTCCGTCAACAGAGGACGCCCCGATCCGACGTCTTTTTCCAACCGGACGTCCTGCTCCGAGCCGGGGCCCTGCTCCGAGCCGGCGCCCCCCTCCGGCCGGACGTCCTTTTGGGACCAGACGCCCAATTCCAGCGAGGCGCCCTGTTCCAACGGCAGTAGACCCGGGGGCTGACATCATCACAACAGTGGCCCCCACGCCGGCGAACACCACACAGGCGGCCACCACGCCGGAGCCTGACCCCGATGCTGAGGTCTGCAGCGGGAGGCCCTTCGACTCCTTTACACAGCTTAAGAACGGCTCCATCTATGCATTCAGAG gggAGTATTTCTTTGAACTGGACCAGAAAGCAGTACTGCCTGGCTATCCCAAACTGATCAAGGACGTGTGGGGCATCAGTGGTCCTATAGATGCTGCCTTCACACGGGTCAACTGTCAGGGCAAGACGTACATGTTCAGG GGACGCCAGTACTGGAGGTTTGAGGACGGCGTGCTGGACGAAGGCTATCCAAGAGAGATAAGTGTCGGGTTTGACAAGATCCCCGATTATGTGGACGCGGCCTTcgctctcccctcccccgctcACCATGAGAAGGAGAAGGTCTTCTTCTTCAGAg GGGATGAGTATTTTGTGCATGAGTTTGTGCACGAGCCCTCGCACGAGGAGTGCGTGGCCATGTCCAGTAGCTCTCCCTCCACGCAATTCAGACGCTACACGGACATGTACCGCCATTACTACGACATCTTCTCCAGCGGGACCTTTTCTGACG gtcTCCACCACCACGGCGGTCATCATTTCATCAACAAGGACTGGAAGGGAGTCAAGTCCCCGTTGGACGCGGTGCTGACGGGAAGGATCTACGTGAGCAACCAGAGGGTCACCCGGCCCCCCAGCATATCCAGGCAGGACCGGGACCAACAGCGACGGTACGACCAGCAGCACGGCCAGCAGCAGAACCAGCAGTTCGGCCAGCAGTATGGCCAGCAGTATGGCCAGCAGTACGGCCAGCAGTACGGCCAGCAGTACGGCCAGCAGCAGAACCAGAAGTTCGGCCAGCAGTACGGCCAGCAGTGGGGGCGGCGTCGGCAGAGCCGTTCGCCCCAATGGGGCACCATGGCGGCGCAGGGGATGGACATGGGGCAGAGGTTCGccgagagggggatggagatggTGAGAAGACCAGGGTATGCGTGGGACGAACGTTACGATCAAGAGCGTCGCGATCTGGACGAATACCGCCGAGAACAACTCAACAACGGCAACCACGACCCAAGATCCCAGGCCGCCAGGGACGACAGGGCCTACCGGGAGCTAATGCGCCAGAGCCTCCCGCTGCAGAACGTCTACTTCTTTAAGGGGG